One genomic window of Cystobacter fuscus DSM 2262 includes the following:
- a CDS encoding type III pantothenate kinase, with amino-acid sequence MLLAIDVGNTNTVLGVYDGQRLLSHWRVETSARRTSDELGILLRQLFLASGIEPGAVNAVAVSSVVPPLQSHLGRMSERYFKTRPLFVGPGVKTGMPILYDNPREVGADRIVNAVAAYDKHHRGLIVVDFGTATTFDAVTPRGEYLGGSICPGIHIGMEALFQNASKLPRVEFARPPHVVGRNTVHSIQSGLFFGYVAMVDGLCARMKAELGFETHVVATGGLAPLVAGASTHIQEVDEFLTLEGLRIIYGRNHTP; translated from the coding sequence ATGCTTCTCGCCATCGACGTGGGCAACACCAACACCGTGTTGGGGGTATACGACGGCCAGCGTCTGCTGAGTCATTGGCGCGTGGAGACGAGCGCGCGCCGCACCTCCGACGAGCTGGGCATCCTGCTGCGCCAGCTCTTCCTCGCCAGCGGCATCGAGCCGGGCGCGGTGAACGCGGTGGCCGTCTCCAGCGTGGTGCCGCCCTTGCAGTCCCATCTCGGACGCATGAGCGAGCGCTACTTCAAGACGCGTCCGCTCTTCGTGGGGCCCGGGGTGAAGACGGGCATGCCCATCCTCTATGACAACCCGCGCGAGGTGGGCGCCGATCGCATCGTCAACGCGGTGGCCGCCTACGACAAGCACCACCGGGGCCTCATCGTCGTGGACTTCGGCACCGCCACCACCTTCGACGCGGTGACGCCCCGGGGCGAGTACCTCGGGGGCTCCATCTGCCCCGGCATCCACATCGGCATGGAGGCGCTCTTCCAGAACGCCTCCAAGCTGCCGCGCGTGGAGTTCGCCCGGCCTCCGCACGTGGTGGGCCGCAACACGGTGCACTCCATCCAGTCCGGACTCTTCTTCGGGTACGTGGCCATGGTGGATGGCCTGTGCGCGCGGATGAAGGCGGAGCTCGGATTCGAGACGCACGTGGTGGCCACCGGCGGCCTCGCGCCCCTCGTCGCGGGCGCCTCCACGCACATCCAGGAAGTCGACGAGTTCCTCACGCTCGAGGGACTGCGCATCATCTACGGAAGGAATCACACCCCATGA
- a CDS encoding biotin--[acetyl-CoA-carboxylase] ligase produces the protein MGVESAEQTYEEIILGFLVEGRDEFCSGEALSDKLGLSRTAVWKHVESLRGKGYRIDAVPARGYKLVDVPDKLTPLELTPLLSTHHLGQQIHFHESLPSTNVTAFQLAAEGAEHGEVVITEQQTAGKGRRGRVWTSPPGVNLYFSAILRPELPPQRASELTLVAAVALAETLREQDADARIKWPNDVQIDGRKVAGILTELSADPDQVHFVVLGVGVNLNSGPEDFPPELAETATSLSRVLGRRVNRALFTSSLWGRLEEWMDLHHEVGFEPVRQRWVELSSTLGQEVRVRTDRAELRGVAEDIDAAGALLVRTPEGRLERVLAGDVEQVRPR, from the coding sequence ATGGGTGTCGAGAGCGCCGAGCAGACGTACGAAGAGATCATCCTTGGTTTCCTCGTGGAGGGACGGGATGAGTTCTGTTCGGGCGAGGCGCTCTCGGACAAGCTGGGCCTGTCGCGCACCGCCGTGTGGAAGCACGTGGAGTCGCTGCGCGGCAAGGGCTACCGCATCGACGCCGTGCCCGCGCGGGGCTACAAGCTGGTGGACGTGCCGGACAAGCTCACGCCGCTGGAGCTCACGCCGCTGCTGTCCACGCACCACCTGGGCCAGCAGATCCACTTCCACGAGAGCCTGCCGTCCACCAACGTGACGGCCTTCCAGCTCGCCGCGGAGGGCGCCGAGCACGGCGAGGTGGTCATCACCGAGCAGCAGACGGCGGGCAAGGGCCGCCGGGGCCGGGTGTGGACGTCGCCCCCGGGGGTGAACCTGTACTTCTCCGCCATCCTCCGGCCGGAGCTGCCGCCGCAGCGCGCCTCGGAACTCACCCTGGTGGCCGCGGTGGCGCTCGCCGAGACGCTGCGCGAGCAGGACGCCGACGCGCGCATCAAGTGGCCCAACGACGTGCAGATAGATGGGCGCAAGGTGGCGGGTATCCTCACCGAGCTGTCCGCAGACCCGGACCAGGTGCACTTCGTGGTGCTGGGCGTGGGCGTCAACCTCAACTCCGGCCCCGAGGACTTCCCGCCCGAACTGGCGGAGACGGCCACCTCGCTGTCGCGGGTGCTCGGCCGGCGCGTCAACCGGGCGCTCTTCACCAGCTCGCTCTGGGGGCGGCTGGAGGAGTGGATGGATCTCCACCACGAGGTGGGCTTCGAGCCGGTGCGCCAGCGCTGGGTGGAGCTGTCCTCCACGCTGGGCCAGGAGGTGCGGGTCCGGACGGACCGGGCGGAATTGCGCGGTGTGGCTGAAGACATCGACGCGGCGGGGGCGCTGCTGGTGCGCACGCCGGAGGGGCGCCTGGAAAGGGTACTCGCCGGGGATGTGGAGCAGGTGCGGCCCCGCTAG
- a CDS encoding homoserine dehydrogenase, with protein sequence MKEIGIALLGLGNVGLGTYRILTQHAKDIERRLGARVRVHHVLVREPGRARPEDVPSALITHDMKTILANPEVSVVVELMGGLSPAREYVEQAIASGRHVVTANKALLSAHGEALFSSAIARGVDVHFEAAVCGGIPIIRTLREALASDRVESLTGIVNGTTNFILSAMADEGSTYADALRRAQELGYAEADPTLDVSGMDAAQKLCLLASLAFSARVSPGSILVEGISTLTPADIAHGREAGFVLKLLARARRVSDGLDVRVHPAFIPAASPLADVKGGFNAVLLQSAALGASLFSGLGAGALPTGSAVVSDIIDTCRGLLAGVSGRLPLPCAPNVQDVPLLPPGERRGPTYLRFSVSDEPGVLGRIASVLGEKGVSINSVLQRPPRPEDTHATIVVFTHDTREADVIAAVQWIDSLRSTRAPTQVIRIEEGPGLLLSGR encoded by the coding sequence ATGAAGGAGATTGGAATCGCCCTGTTGGGGCTGGGCAACGTGGGACTGGGGACGTACCGCATCCTCACGCAGCACGCGAAGGACATCGAGCGGCGGCTGGGCGCTCGGGTGCGCGTGCATCACGTGCTGGTGCGCGAGCCGGGCCGCGCGCGTCCCGAGGACGTGCCCTCGGCGCTCATCACCCACGACATGAAGACGATCCTCGCCAACCCCGAGGTGTCGGTGGTGGTGGAGCTCATGGGGGGCCTGAGCCCCGCGCGCGAGTACGTGGAGCAGGCCATCGCCTCGGGCCGCCATGTGGTGACGGCCAACAAGGCGCTCCTGTCCGCGCACGGCGAGGCGCTCTTCTCGAGCGCCATCGCCCGGGGCGTGGACGTGCACTTCGAGGCGGCCGTGTGTGGCGGCATCCCCATCATCCGCACGCTGCGCGAGGCGCTCGCCTCGGACCGGGTGGAGTCGCTCACGGGCATCGTGAATGGCACCACCAACTTCATCCTCTCGGCCATGGCGGACGAGGGCTCCACGTACGCGGACGCGCTGCGGCGCGCGCAGGAGCTGGGCTACGCCGAGGCGGACCCCACGCTGGACGTGAGCGGCATGGACGCGGCGCAGAAGCTGTGTCTGCTCGCCTCGCTGGCCTTCTCCGCGCGCGTGTCCCCCGGGTCCATCCTCGTGGAGGGCATCTCCACGCTCACCCCGGCGGACATCGCCCATGGGCGCGAGGCGGGCTTCGTGCTCAAGCTGCTCGCGCGGGCGCGCCGGGTGTCGGACGGGTTGGACGTGCGCGTGCACCCGGCCTTCATCCCCGCCGCCAGCCCCCTGGCCGACGTGAAGGGCGGCTTCAACGCGGTGCTGCTCCAGTCCGCGGCCCTGGGTGCCTCGCTCTTCTCGGGCCTGGGCGCCGGAGCCCTGCCCACGGGTAGTGCGGTGGTGTCCGACATCATCGACACCTGCCGGGGCCTGCTGGCGGGGGTGTCGGGCCGTCTGCCCCTGCCGTGCGCGCCCAACGTGCAGGACGTGCCCCTGTTGCCTCCGGGGGAGCGCCGCGGGCCCACCTACCTGCGCTTCTCCGTCAGCGACGAGCCCGGCGTGCTGGGCCGCATCGCCAGCGTGCTCGGCGAGAAGGGGGTGAGCATCAACTCGGTGCTCCAGCGCCCGCCCCGCCCCGAGGACACGCACGCCACCATCGTCGTCTTCACCCACGACACGCGCGAGGCGGACGTCATCGCCGCCGTGCAGTGGATTGACTCGCTGCGCAGCACCCGGGCCCCCACCCAGGTCATCCGCATCGAGGAAGGCCCCGGTCTGCTGCTCTCCGGCCGCTAG